A genomic segment from Segniliparus rotundus DSM 44985 encodes:
- a CDS encoding acyl-CoA thioesterase: MTASPASHPQQAACVQIQLRFGDMDALGHVNNVAVLRVFEEARVRLISGQLRLEGVSALVARQEVEYRAVLEYTGADVRVHVWTSRIGGSSFDLSYALEDHNGQVTAVGTTTIVVIGEGGRPVPLPAEARSRFGEVSGPPVEFRGR; the protein is encoded by the coding sequence GTGACCGCTTCTCCCGCCAGCCACCCCCAGCAAGCCGCTTGCGTGCAGATCCAGCTTCGATTCGGCGACATGGACGCGCTCGGGCATGTCAACAATGTCGCCGTGCTCCGCGTCTTCGAAGAGGCCCGCGTCCGCCTTATCTCCGGACAGCTCCGCTTAGAAGGCGTGAGCGCGCTGGTCGCGCGGCAGGAAGTGGAATACCGCGCTGTGCTGGAGTACACCGGAGCAGATGTGCGCGTCCACGTCTGGACGAGCCGCATAGGCGGATCGAGCTTCGACCTGTCCTATGCGTTGGAGGACCACAACGGTCAGGTCACGGCCGTTGGGACCACGACAATTGTGGTCATCGGCGAAGGCGGGAGGCCCGTGCCCCTTCCCGCCGAGGCGCGGTCGCGGTTCGGCGAAGTGTCCGGCCCTCCTGTCGAATTCCGAGGCCGCTGA
- a CDS encoding metallopeptidase family protein, with amino-acid sequence MPVQISAESFERLVGEALDLIPPKLARAVDNVVVLIADRNPEEPDLLGLYEGVPLGERGSDYGGSLPDVIHIYRDAILEICDSEDDVVDEVAITVVHEVAHYFGVDDEKLHELGWG; translated from the coding sequence GTGCCCGTGCAGATCAGCGCCGAGAGCTTCGAGCGGCTCGTGGGCGAAGCCCTCGACCTCATCCCCCCCAAGCTCGCCAGGGCGGTGGACAACGTCGTGGTGCTGATCGCGGACCGCAATCCTGAAGAGCCGGATCTGCTCGGGCTCTACGAGGGCGTTCCGCTCGGCGAACGCGGCTCCGACTACGGCGGGTCGCTGCCCGACGTCATCCACATCTACCGGGACGCGATTTTGGAGATCTGCGACAGCGAGGACGATGTGGTGGACGAGGTCGCGATCACTGTCGTCCACGAGGTCGCGCACTACTTCGGCGTCGATGACGAGAAGCTTCACGAGTTGGGCTGGGGCTGA
- a CDS encoding sensor domain-containing protein: MRIPLFASFFTAAAMLCSATPAAAAPESPLLSSDELSDIVGADLSADLWELTSPNGPSQTTPVECRTMSNATTTLVYGASWSRYAGAGYADGEGSAYRTVAGQIVGVFPTAKAASDVFAALVKGLRSCGSKTSVEHRSSGDLTWRNAVDQITAAGASWHSLLDNKPRWRCSLNARLDETAVVEASVCAFIDPNSAEQAAALANKVAAIANELVARAD, encoded by the coding sequence ATGCGAATTCCGCTGTTTGCTTCCTTTTTCACAGCGGCGGCGATGCTCTGCTCCGCGACTCCCGCCGCCGCCGCTCCGGAGAGCCCTTTGCTCTCTTCGGACGAGTTGAGCGACATCGTCGGCGCCGACCTGTCCGCCGACCTGTGGGAGCTCACGTCGCCGAACGGCCCGAGCCAGACCACCCCCGTTGAGTGCCGGACCATGAGCAACGCCACCACCACGCTGGTCTACGGCGCGTCGTGGAGCAGGTACGCGGGGGCGGGCTACGCCGACGGGGAAGGCAGCGCGTACCGCACCGTGGCAGGCCAGATCGTCGGAGTGTTCCCCACTGCGAAAGCAGCCTCCGACGTGTTCGCCGCCCTCGTCAAAGGGCTGCGCTCCTGCGGGTCGAAAACTTCCGTCGAGCATCGCTCAAGCGGGGACCTGACCTGGCGCAACGCGGTGGATCAGATCACCGCGGCCGGAGCGAGCTGGCACAGCCTCTTGGACAACAAACCACGATGGCGGTGCTCGCTCAACGCCCGGCTCGACGAGACCGCCGTGGTGGAGGCTTCGGTCTGCGCGTTCATCGACCCCAATTCGGCCGAACAGGCAGCCGCGCTCGCGAACAAAGTCGCAGCCATCGCGAACGAGCTCGTCGCACGGGCGGACTAG
- a CDS encoding carboxymuconolactone decarboxylase family protein, which produces MAAQTRVALGGFRQIGPLAWAIDKAGARRLGVRHLRIMQALGRNKRLFPFFVGYTGYFQGLSKIKLRNVELVILRVAHLRGSAYEWNHHVRLSARAKITAAEHERVAEGPGAAGWSPKEKALLTAVDGFVRQKSLGDEDFAELARHFDEAEIIEILLLTGAYDSLATTIDIIGLQSEYED; this is translated from the coding sequence ATGGCCGCGCAGACCCGCGTCGCGCTCGGCGGTTTTCGGCAGATCGGCCCGCTCGCATGGGCCATCGACAAAGCAGGCGCGCGCCGTCTCGGCGTCAGGCATCTGCGGATCATGCAAGCCCTCGGCCGCAACAAGCGCCTCTTCCCTTTTTTCGTCGGGTACACCGGGTACTTCCAGGGGCTGTCGAAGATCAAACTCCGCAACGTGGAACTCGTGATCCTGCGGGTGGCGCACCTGCGAGGCTCGGCCTACGAATGGAACCACCACGTCCGGCTGAGCGCCCGCGCAAAAATCACCGCGGCCGAGCACGAACGCGTCGCCGAAGGCCCCGGCGCCGCAGGGTGGAGCCCGAAAGAAAAAGCACTGCTCACCGCTGTTGACGGTTTTGTGCGGCAGAAATCGCTCGGCGACGAGGACTTCGCCGAACTCGCCCGGCACTTCGACGAAGCTGAGATCATCGAGATCCTGCTGCTCACCGGAGCCTACGACTCCCTGGCCACCACCATCGACATCATCGGCCTCCAAAGCGAGTACGAGGACTGA
- a CDS encoding citrate synthase — protein sequence MSVAQPAERTDQNAVGAATLRYPGGEKELTVTPAVEGNAGVQLGDLLASTGYVTYDEGFMNTASTKSAITYIDGEHGILRYRGYPIDQLAQKSTFLEVSYLLIYGELPTAAQLEEFAHKISRHTMLHEDLKRFFDGFPRDAHPMPVLSSAVNALSAYYPDSVDPSDPAQVEQSTLRLLAKLPTIAAYAYKKSVGQPFLYPDNSLNLVENFLRMTFGFPAEPYDIDPNVVKALDMLFILHADHEQNCSTSTVRLVGSSNANLFTSVSGGINALWGPLHGGANQAVLEMLDQIKASGESASDFLAKVKDKKTRIKLMGFGHRVYRNYDPRAAIVKQTADQILNQLKVTDELLDIAKELEQAALTDEYFVSRKLYPNVDFYTGLIYRAMGFPDRMFTVLFALGRLPGWIAHWREMHDSGPLKIGRPRQIYTGQPERPYVSLTDRV from the coding sequence GTGTCCGTAGCCCAGCCCGCAGAGCGTACCGACCAGAACGCGGTCGGCGCTGCGACATTGCGTTACCCAGGCGGTGAGAAAGAGCTGACTGTGACCCCGGCGGTGGAGGGGAACGCTGGCGTCCAGCTCGGCGACCTTTTGGCCTCCACCGGTTACGTCACTTACGACGAAGGCTTCATGAACACCGCCTCGACGAAGTCGGCGATCACCTACATCGACGGCGAGCACGGCATCCTCCGCTACCGGGGCTACCCGATCGACCAGCTGGCGCAGAAGTCCACCTTCCTCGAAGTCTCCTACCTGCTCATCTACGGGGAGCTGCCGACGGCTGCGCAGCTGGAGGAGTTCGCCCACAAGATCTCGCGGCACACGATGCTGCACGAGGACCTCAAACGCTTCTTCGACGGCTTCCCGCGCGACGCGCACCCGATGCCGGTGCTCTCCTCCGCGGTGAACGCGCTCTCGGCCTACTACCCGGACTCGGTCGACCCCTCCGACCCCGCCCAGGTGGAGCAGTCCACGCTCCGTCTGCTCGCCAAGCTGCCCACTATCGCGGCCTACGCGTACAAGAAATCGGTCGGCCAGCCTTTCCTGTACCCGGACAACTCGCTCAACCTGGTCGAGAACTTCCTGCGGATGACCTTCGGCTTCCCCGCCGAGCCGTACGACATCGACCCGAACGTGGTCAAAGCGCTCGACATGCTCTTCATCCTGCACGCGGACCACGAGCAGAACTGCTCCACCTCCACGGTGCGCCTGGTCGGGTCCTCGAACGCGAACCTGTTCACCTCGGTCTCCGGCGGGATCAACGCGCTGTGGGGGCCGCTGCACGGCGGCGCCAACCAGGCGGTCTTGGAAATGCTCGACCAGATCAAGGCCTCCGGCGAGAGCGCGTCGGACTTCCTGGCCAAAGTGAAAGACAAAAAGACCCGGATCAAGCTCATGGGCTTCGGTCACCGCGTGTACCGCAACTACGACCCGCGCGCGGCCATCGTCAAGCAGACCGCCGACCAGATCTTGAACCAGCTCAAAGTCACTGACGAGTTGTTGGACATCGCCAAAGAGCTCGAACAGGCGGCGCTCACCGACGAGTACTTCGTCTCGCGCAAGCTGTACCCGAACGTCGACTTCTACACCGGGCTCATCTACCGCGCGATGGGCTTCCCTGACCGCATGTTCACTGTGCTGTTCGCGCTGGGCCGGCTGCCCGGCTGGATCGCGCACTGGCGGGAGATGCACGACTCGGGGCCGCTCAAGATCGGCCGTCCCCGCCAGATCTACACCGGCCAGCCCGAACGACCGTACGTTTCGCTCACCGACCGGGTGTGA
- a CDS encoding biotin-dependent carboxyltransferase family protein, translated as MTTERSALVLATGPLALFQDLGRPGLAHLGVPRSGAADRGALATVNQLLGNDPAAAAIECLFGGFSLRAEATLELLLAGAPAPGTVDGAPVERLARFELRTGETLELGMAPVGARVYIGARGGFEAPRSLGSRSTCTLTGLGPAPIRPGGRIAVAEPAPQAPPWDFLSLGPRPGGGPAVLRGRLGPRADRVAGLDLAAQTWVAQEQSDRVGVRLRSSGAGPRWRFEPQRSEPVAHGSVQATPSGELICFLADHPTTGGYPVVGVLDEPAVGLVAQLRPGEHARFALS; from the coding sequence ATGACAACGGAGCGCAGCGCCTTGGTCCTGGCGACCGGGCCATTGGCGTTGTTCCAAGACCTCGGCCGACCCGGCTTGGCGCATCTCGGGGTGCCGCGCTCAGGAGCGGCCGACCGGGGAGCCTTGGCCACCGTGAACCAGCTCCTCGGCAACGATCCCGCAGCCGCCGCGATCGAGTGCTTGTTCGGCGGGTTCTCGTTGCGGGCCGAGGCGACATTGGAGCTTCTGCTCGCAGGAGCCCCCGCGCCGGGGACGGTGGACGGCGCGCCCGTCGAGCGCCTGGCCCGATTCGAGTTGCGCACAGGCGAAACCTTGGAACTCGGCATGGCCCCCGTCGGAGCCCGCGTCTACATCGGAGCACGAGGCGGGTTCGAGGCGCCGCGCTCCCTCGGCTCACGCTCGACATGCACGCTCACGGGGCTCGGCCCGGCGCCGATCCGCCCGGGCGGCCGGATCGCGGTCGCAGAGCCCGCGCCGCAGGCCCCGCCGTGGGACTTCCTCTCGCTCGGTCCTCGGCCCGGCGGCGGGCCCGCCGTGCTGCGCGGGCGGCTGGGGCCGAGAGCGGACCGGGTGGCGGGCTTGGACCTCGCCGCCCAAACATGGGTGGCGCAGGAGCAGAGCGACCGGGTCGGCGTGCGGCTGCGCAGCTCCGGCGCCGGCCCCCGTTGGCGTTTCGAGCCGCAGCGCAGCGAACCTGTCGCCCATGGCTCGGTGCAGGCGACGCCGTCCGGCGAGCTGATCTGCTTTCTCGCCGACCATCCCACCACTGGCGGCTATCCGGTGGTGGGCGTGCTGGACGAGCCCGCCGTGGGCCTGGTCGCGCAACTGCGCCCCGGCGAGCACGCGCGTTTCGCCCTGTCCTGA
- the ripD gene encoding NlpC/P60 family peptidoglycan-binding protein RipD has product MRRVPAAMIAGLVFLGTAKSFALAEPVNHPVNDEQQSVSTAIARALAQRGMPYVYGGGNAQGPTGNPNGTGVVGFDASGLMVYAFAGAGVKLPRTSTDQYNKAGRSVWPQQAQPGDLIFYGPNGTESVAMYLGNGQMLEATNPVVTISPVRSEGMAPYMIRVIG; this is encoded by the coding sequence ATGAGACGCGTCCCCGCGGCGATGATCGCCGGCTTGGTGTTTTTGGGCACAGCGAAGAGCTTCGCGCTCGCCGAACCGGTCAACCATCCGGTGAACGACGAGCAGCAGTCGGTCAGCACGGCCATCGCCCGTGCCCTGGCGCAGCGCGGCATGCCCTATGTGTACGGCGGCGGCAACGCGCAAGGGCCCACCGGCAATCCGAACGGCACGGGCGTCGTCGGCTTCGACGCCTCCGGCCTCATGGTGTACGCGTTCGCGGGCGCCGGGGTGAAACTGCCGCGCACCTCGACCGACCAGTACAACAAAGCAGGCCGTTCGGTCTGGCCGCAGCAGGCCCAACCGGGGGACTTGATCTTCTACGGCCCGAACGGGACCGAAAGCGTCGCCATGTACCTCGGCAACGGACAGATGTTGGAGGCCACCAATCCGGTTGTGACCATCTCGCCGGTGCGCTCGGAAGGCATGGCGCCGTACATGATCCGGGTGATCGGCTGA
- the hpxO gene encoding FAD-dependent urate hydroxylase HpxO — MVKAVIIGAGMGGTSAALALRHIGFDVEIYEQVRENKPVGAAISVWSNGVKCLNHLGLEAQTAKLGGTMNSMSYINGLSGEVMCRFSMLPLIEAVGQRPYPIARAELQLMLMEKFGVDEIQFGKKMTAVADGADAASVRFADGSSASGDIVICADGAKSVGRDYVLGRSTQRRYAGYVNFNGLVAVDEAVGPATEWTTYVGEGKRVSVMPVAGNRFYFFFDTPEPEGLVFEPGTAKEILAAKFAHWTGGVRALIEAIDPAAVNRVEIFDVDPFDTWVRGRVALLGDAAHNTTPDIGQGGCSAMEDAVALQFAFQDHPNDPHAALLAYQAARTERAGELVLRARKRSDVTHAMDPAVTQAWYDKLREEDGSSILRGIADNIMGGPLTPSP; from the coding sequence ATGGTGAAGGCAGTCATCATTGGCGCTGGGATGGGCGGCACAAGCGCGGCCCTGGCGTTGCGGCACATCGGATTCGACGTCGAGATCTACGAGCAAGTGCGGGAGAACAAGCCGGTCGGAGCAGCGATATCGGTCTGGTCGAACGGGGTGAAGTGCCTCAACCATCTTGGTTTGGAGGCACAAACCGCGAAGCTCGGCGGAACTATGAACAGCATGTCGTACATCAACGGGCTGAGCGGCGAGGTGATGTGCCGGTTCAGCATGCTGCCGCTGATCGAAGCCGTCGGGCAGCGGCCCTACCCGATCGCCCGCGCGGAACTGCAACTGATGCTCATGGAGAAGTTCGGCGTGGACGAGATCCAGTTCGGCAAGAAAATGACCGCCGTGGCCGACGGGGCGGACGCGGCGAGCGTGCGGTTCGCCGACGGGTCGAGCGCCAGCGGCGACATTGTCATCTGCGCCGACGGCGCGAAATCCGTGGGCCGCGACTATGTTCTCGGCCGCTCGACGCAGCGGCGGTACGCGGGATATGTCAACTTCAACGGCCTCGTGGCGGTGGACGAGGCGGTGGGCCCGGCGACCGAATGGACCACCTACGTCGGCGAGGGCAAACGGGTTTCAGTGATGCCGGTCGCGGGGAACCGCTTCTACTTTTTCTTCGACACGCCAGAGCCGGAGGGGCTGGTGTTCGAGCCGGGCACGGCGAAAGAAATCCTCGCGGCGAAGTTCGCCCATTGGACGGGCGGCGTGCGCGCGCTGATCGAAGCCATCGACCCCGCCGCGGTGAACCGGGTGGAGATCTTCGACGTGGACCCGTTCGACACCTGGGTGCGAGGGCGCGTGGCGCTGCTCGGGGACGCGGCGCACAACACCACGCCGGACATCGGGCAGGGCGGTTGCAGCGCGATGGAGGACGCGGTGGCGTTGCAGTTCGCGTTCCAAGACCATCCGAACGATCCGCATGCCGCGTTATTGGCGTACCAAGCAGCCAGGACGGAGCGGGCCGGCGAACTCGTGTTGCGCGCCCGCAAGCGCTCCGACGTGACGCACGCCATGGACCCGGCGGTGACGCAGGCATGGTACGACAAGCTGCGCGAGGAAGACGGGTCGAGCATTCTTCGGGGCATTGCCGACAACATCATGGGCGGCCCGCTCACCCCGTCACCGTAA
- the pdxH gene encoding pyridoxamine 5'-phosphate oxidase — MTVDPTAGPPPLPDLREEYTDVSPDLDVADVQAGWPELLQNWLAQAWESGLPDANALVLATVDDAGRPHSRSVLCKGISADGIDFYTHYASAKGRQLAACPHASATFPWYGLSRQVHLRGEVRKLDHDCSIGYWSNRPRGSQLGAWASEQSRPIASREALVAQLRAAAERFPEGEPVPLPPGWGGYRLVPFEVEFWQGRANRLHNRVLLALADGQWRATRLQP, encoded by the coding sequence ATGACCGTCGATCCAACGGCAGGCCCGCCGCCTTTGCCCGACCTTCGCGAGGAATACACGGATGTGTCCCCGGATTTGGACGTCGCGGACGTCCAGGCCGGCTGGCCCGAGCTGCTGCAGAACTGGCTCGCCCAGGCTTGGGAGTCGGGGTTGCCGGACGCGAACGCCCTGGTGCTCGCCACGGTCGACGACGCGGGCCGCCCGCACAGCCGTTCCGTCTTGTGCAAAGGAATCTCCGCGGACGGAATCGACTTCTACACCCATTACGCCTCCGCGAAGGGGCGGCAGTTGGCCGCCTGCCCGCACGCATCGGCCACGTTTCCCTGGTACGGGCTTTCCCGGCAGGTGCATCTGCGCGGCGAAGTCCGCAAGCTGGACCACGATTGCTCCATCGGCTACTGGTCGAACCGCCCAAGGGGCAGCCAGCTCGGGGCCTGGGCCTCCGAGCAGTCGCGGCCCATTGCGTCCAGGGAGGCGCTTGTGGCGCAGTTGCGCGCGGCGGCCGAGCGGTTCCCCGAGGGCGAGCCGGTGCCGTTGCCCCCGGGTTGGGGCGGCTATCGGCTCGTGCCTTTCGAAGTGGAGTTTTGGCAGGGTCGCGCGAACCGCCTGCACAATCGCGTGTTGTTGGCCTTGGCCGACGGGCAGTGGCGGGCGACGCGCCTGCAACCGTAG
- a CDS encoding LCP family protein gives MTRWLGRFVRRLAAAVLVLTAGLAVAAFALDTQLRRSDVLDDYPGRPETASGTNWLLVGSDSRIALSERQQEQLATGGDVGPAHSDTVLLIHVPDSGPATVVSLPRDSSVQIPGESGRNKLNTAYARGGGRLLAQTVELATGVRLDHYAEIGFGGLADLVQAVGGVDVCLDEPINDPLAGIDLPQGCQRLDGAQALGVSRSRATPRADLDRMLHQRALIGSLMAKLGSPWTLADPSRISALWHAATEDVVFDDSVHVWQLGELAKALNGPVDATAVPISGFANTDVGNVVLWDKDQAKALFQSLR, from the coding sequence GTGACGCGCTGGCTCGGGCGCTTCGTGAGGCGGCTCGCCGCCGCAGTCCTCGTCCTGACCGCCGGCCTCGCTGTCGCGGCTTTCGCGCTCGACACGCAGCTGCGGCGCTCGGACGTGTTGGACGACTATCCGGGCAGGCCCGAAACGGCCAGCGGCACGAACTGGCTCCTCGTCGGATCTGACTCGCGGATCGCGCTCTCCGAGCGGCAACAGGAGCAGCTGGCGACCGGCGGGGACGTCGGCCCAGCCCATTCGGACACGGTCCTGCTGATCCATGTCCCCGACTCGGGGCCCGCCACCGTCGTGAGCCTGCCGAGGGATTCGTCGGTGCAGATCCCCGGCGAGTCCGGGCGCAACAAACTGAACACAGCGTATGCCCGGGGCGGGGGGCGTTTGCTCGCCCAGACCGTGGAATTGGCCACCGGGGTCCGGCTCGACCATTACGCCGAGATCGGCTTCGGCGGCCTCGCCGATTTGGTGCAAGCCGTTGGCGGCGTGGACGTCTGCCTCGACGAGCCGATCAACGACCCGCTCGCCGGGATCGATCTGCCGCAGGGCTGCCAGCGCCTGGACGGAGCCCAGGCCCTTGGCGTGTCTCGGTCCAGGGCCACCCCCAGGGCGGACCTGGACCGGATGCTCCACCAACGCGCGCTCATCGGCTCGCTCATGGCCAAACTCGGCTCGCCCTGGACATTGGCCGATCCGTCCCGGATCAGCGCCCTGTGGCACGCGGCCACCGAAGACGTGGTGTTCGACGACAGCGTGCATGTCTGGCAGCTCGGCGAACTCGCGAAGGCGCTGAACGGCCCGGTCGACGCCACTGCGGTGCCCATCAGCGGGTTCGCGAACACGGACGTCGGCAATGTCGTCCTCTGGGACAAGGACCAGGCGAAAGCCCTGTTCCAATCGTTACGGTGA
- the serC gene encoding phosphoserine transaminase: MTALEIPSGLKPKDGRFGSGPSKVRPEQIQAIAASAATVLGTSHRQAPVKNVVKRVRAGLKELYSLPDGYEVLLGNGGATFFWDAAAFGLIRERSLHLSFGEFSAKFASVVAKHPDRKEPVVVQSDPGSAPAVPDSAPAEPVDVLAWAHNETSTGVTVPVARPSWAKDELVVIDGTSAAAGVPLDVTQTDVYYFSPQKGFASDGGLWLALLSPAAIERVNELSGRWAPESISLPTALENSTKDQTYNTPAVATLVLLAEQIEWINGQGGLAWSTARTKDSSSRLYDWAEQSEFATPFVTDPALRSPVVATIDFHEEVDAAKVAKTLRENGIVDTEPYRKLGRNQLRLGVFPAVDPEDVTALTKAIDWVVERL, encoded by the coding sequence GTGACTGCTCTTGAGATTCCCTCCGGCCTCAAACCCAAAGACGGACGTTTCGGCTCCGGCCCCTCGAAGGTCCGCCCCGAGCAAATCCAGGCCATCGCGGCGAGCGCCGCGACCGTGCTCGGCACGAGCCACCGCCAAGCGCCGGTCAAGAACGTGGTCAAACGGGTCCGCGCGGGGCTCAAAGAGCTCTATTCCCTGCCGGACGGCTACGAGGTGCTGCTCGGCAACGGCGGCGCGACGTTCTTTTGGGACGCGGCCGCGTTCGGGCTGATCCGCGAGCGGTCCCTGCACCTTTCTTTCGGCGAGTTCAGCGCGAAGTTCGCGAGCGTCGTCGCCAAGCACCCCGACCGCAAAGAACCGGTGGTCGTGCAATCCGACCCTGGTTCGGCTCCTGCCGTGCCCGACAGCGCCCCCGCCGAACCGGTGGACGTGCTGGCCTGGGCGCACAACGAGACCTCCACCGGGGTGACGGTGCCGGTCGCGCGCCCGAGCTGGGCCAAAGACGAGCTTGTCGTCATCGACGGCACCTCCGCCGCCGCCGGCGTGCCGCTCGATGTGACGCAGACCGACGTGTATTACTTCTCCCCGCAGAAAGGCTTCGCCTCCGACGGCGGCCTCTGGCTGGCGCTGCTCTCCCCCGCCGCCATAGAGCGGGTGAACGAGCTCTCCGGGCGTTGGGCCCCCGAGTCGATTTCCTTGCCGACCGCGCTGGAGAACAGCACGAAGGACCAGACGTACAACACTCCTGCCGTCGCGACGCTGGTGCTGCTCGCCGAGCAGATCGAATGGATCAACGGCCAAGGCGGGCTCGCCTGGTCCACCGCGCGCACCAAGGACTCCTCGTCGCGCCTGTACGACTGGGCCGAGCAGAGCGAGTTCGCCACGCCGTTCGTCACCGACCCGGCGTTGCGCTCCCCCGTGGTCGCGACTATCGACTTCCACGAGGAGGTGGACGCGGCGAAGGTCGCGAAGACGCTGCGCGAGAACGGCATCGTGGACACCGAGCCGTACCGCAAGCTCGGGCGCAACCAGTTGCGTTTGGGCGTGTTCCCGGCCGTGGACCCGGAGGACGTCACCGCGCTGACCAAAGCCATCGACTGGGTCGTCGAACGGCTCTGA
- a CDS encoding glutathione peroxidase — translation MSTLLDTPVTTLHGQSTTLRELAQPSGPVLVVNVASKCGLTPQYKALEELAENYGPKGLTVVGVPCNQFGGQEPGSAEEIQTFCSTTYGVTFPLLEKAEVNGEGQHPLYRELVQKADAEGHAGAVQWNFEKFLIAPDGSVSARFRPTTAPQAPELTAAIEALLPGA, via the coding sequence ATGAGCACTCTCCTCGACACGCCCGTCACGACACTGCACGGCCAATCGACCACGCTGCGCGAGTTGGCGCAGCCGTCCGGCCCGGTCCTCGTCGTCAATGTCGCCTCCAAATGCGGGCTGACCCCACAGTACAAAGCCCTCGAAGAGCTGGCGGAAAACTACGGCCCCAAAGGGCTGACCGTCGTCGGCGTGCCCTGCAACCAGTTCGGCGGACAAGAGCCCGGTTCGGCCGAGGAAATCCAGACGTTCTGCTCCACCACCTATGGCGTGACATTCCCCTTGCTCGAAAAAGCCGAGGTCAACGGCGAAGGGCAACACCCGCTGTATCGCGAACTCGTGCAGAAAGCCGACGCCGAGGGCCACGCGGGCGCTGTGCAGTGGAACTTCGAGAAGTTCCTGATCGCGCCGGACGGCTCCGTCTCGGCCCGATTCCGCCCGACGACCGCGCCGCAGGCCCCAGAGCTGACCGCCGCGATCGAAGCATTGCTGCCCGGCGCGTGA
- a CDS encoding 5-oxoprolinase subunit B family protein, which translates to MRVMQAGTNALLIECEGQEQVFALYKRLRADRRFVEAVPGDRTLLVVADSDIRDTGLVEEVHATEIHVTAEPPGPVVVVKVRYDGPDLAEVAELTGMSVREVVDAHTGSAWTTQFLGFSPGFAYLANPEAGLAVPRRESPRARVPAGAVALGAAYCAVYPMATPGGWRLIGATDAPMWDPRRDPPALLAPGSTVVFEAVT; encoded by the coding sequence ATGCGGGTGATGCAGGCGGGCACGAACGCGCTGTTGATCGAATGCGAGGGCCAAGAACAGGTCTTTGCGCTGTACAAACGGTTGCGTGCGGATCGCAGGTTCGTGGAGGCGGTCCCCGGCGACCGGACGCTGCTGGTGGTCGCGGACAGCGATATTCGTGACACGGGCCTCGTTGAAGAGGTCCACGCGACAGAGATCCATGTGACGGCCGAACCGCCGGGCCCGGTCGTCGTGGTCAAAGTCCGTTATGACGGACCAGACCTCGCCGAGGTGGCCGAACTGACCGGCATGTCGGTCCGCGAAGTCGTGGACGCGCACACCGGGTCGGCGTGGACGACGCAGTTCCTCGGCTTCAGCCCCGGCTTCGCGTACCTCGCCAACCCCGAGGCCGGGCTCGCCGTCCCGCGCCGGGAGTCGCCGCGAGCGCGCGTCCCCGCGGGCGCGGTGGCCCTCGGCGCCGCGTATTGCGCCGTGTACCCCATGGCGACGCCGGGCGGATGGCGGCTGATCGGCGCCACGGACGCGCCGATGTGGGACCCGAGGCGCGACCCGCCCGCGTTGCTCGCACCTGGCTCGACGGTGGTGTTCGAGGCGGTCACATGA